The DNA sequence TttgcttgaatttttttaaagaatttttagaaatcatcaagataatttttttacatataattttttaaaaataataataaaaagaaatagtcacttcaagaaatgatttttacctataattttgttaaagaatttttagaaattgtctcttcaaaataaatttttgtctatattttttttttttttttttttttttaaaaaaccatctCTTAATAGACGATTTTTGCTTCAAATTCAAACTCTCTTTTTTAGTTGGCAAAAAACTACAAtggatttggaaatattttttccaCTATTGtagtttaagaattattttttaaaactactgTACTCTTATAAAAACCTCATGTTTTGAATCACTTCCAACTTTGAAGAGAAACATTGTGAGAAATTGgaattatttcttgaaattttttctgCAATTAAGTGACAAATTTATATTGTCTTTGTTCGAGAACTAGGGTtgaaagaaaacacaaatagtaaaaaaaaaaaaaaaaataggagaatttaaaattttattttctttcacaacTCTCTCTTATTCAAGTATTACATAATCTAAATAAGTACTAACACTTAATTGAGTAGAAACtctaaatgataaaatatagaaactgatgggaaaaaaaaaagttcaatttagATCACCTTTTGAGATGCTTAAGAATCTCGATTGGTCGTTTCACTGACCAATTTTATTATACCAAGTTGTGAATGAAACTACAGATACAAGAACCACTCCTTTTCACAATACAAACCCTTGACACTCATTTTCGTGGAGAAAacagacaaaaaaataaaaaatcaagagaGGACTTATGTTCCAAAATGAAGAATcgttttctttttggttttcacaaggagagagagaaaacacaTTTTAACTCCCACAAAGTGTTCCCcctatttcttatttattggGTCAAGTTAGGTTAGCCCGCTTAggcacccaaacccaactcttacaaaaacattttaggaTTTGACTACTCAATTATAGAAACTAAAATAaccacttaaaataaaatattttctttcacttttaaatttaattttaatacttaGAGAGTTTCTAAATTAAGTTTAACTAACTAAGATACCCCCTTAAACTTGATTTATAACTCTAAGTAGTATCCTCAACTTTCTAACATCTTCAAACTTGAGAGGTTTGGTAAAAATATCCATAATTTGATCTTGAgattttgcaaattttaatttataatgcactctctaataaaataatatcttgtATCTCTAAGGAAATTGCTCTATTCGTTGGCCTTGGACAGAATAGGCTGCATACATCTACCTTAGGCTTCTTTAGAAAATAATCCAAGTGGAAATATGGCTCCAAAAACCATTAAGTTTAACAAATCTAAAGATCATGAAAGCAACTCATACCTGGATCTAGATATATATTCCTAGATCAaatgcaattttcataatttgttAAAGAAGAATTTGAAATCGTAGAAGACGTCATAGATCTTGTCTATCCAATAGTCTTCCACTCGATCTCTCCAAACATGATACTAGACACAAGAAAAGAGTGGTTTTTTTCTCTATTGAAAGATGACTAGGGTTCTCTTTGGAAATTCTCTTTGGAAGAAGACTGACAAAAAacagaaaccctaacccctaacgagggtatttataagcttcATTGTGAGCTTGAATGACTTGAACCCAAATTGGGCTTGGCTCATCTAATCTAGCCCAGTGGTTTGTGAGATCTCTTACAACTACCATGCATACGACAACCATCTTCATCGAAAGGGATCGATctaagaacatccaaatctcATTAAGATATTCAAACTTGTAATCTAGAtctataaattgttttaaatatcaattGTTTCCATTGTGTATAGGTCTAGATTGACCTATGAAGATTTGCGTACTCCTCACTAATCCAAGGCTTGGAAATggaataatttggaattcacaTCAAGTTATTGTTTTGCTCAATCGTCAAAAGACATGGGATTAATTTAGAATATTTGATAAACAAATGCTCTCAATATTACTACTATAGGAGCACATTTGACATATGAAACGCAGTGAATATCTTTTCAACATATTTTATTCATCGACTTTTTCTTCACATAGCTTCAACTAAAAGCTAATTTTGAATCATGTTGAGTTGTAGTCATTAATAGATTTGAAATCTTGTGATGTCAAGTGCATCCAATTATAACCTATTTTTGGaaagattacaatcttttgatGTTCATATTGTTTTCTCAAATTGTTCTAAAGGATCAAAGGGTCTTTGATTGTAAGATATTCTCCTTTTATTCAATCATTAATGTCATAGTAAAGGAATAATAAAGCTTTGGCATGATCCTATAAGAATGAGACGTTTTCTTCACTAATAGTTATTCCAAAGTTAATTGCATCTAGGTGAATTTCAATATCTAAAACCTAGAAAATAAGTGTTTTGTCCAAAATATCAAGGACggcaaaaaaatcaaacttggCAAGATCCGATATTATCAGGAAACTATATATTCAACAATTTAATCAAATCATAATTGCTCAAATGAAATAAACTTTCAATAAAGTTTTACATAAACGAAAATTTATGTAGTTAAAATGAACGAAATTACTTGACAATATTTAATCAGATAAATATAACACTTGATTGTGATAAAAATGGAATGCATTAAAAGATTTaagattttatcatattttatagctacattatcattaaaaatatgcTTTGTTATTTGGTAACCTGAACAATAAggtaataatagaaaattggaaaactaaaaatttttaCAGTTTATGAtaatgtacaaaataataattttgttattatttcttattattaaaatgtataaataatatcaatatacTTGCTTTGCTTTTGGCTCTTGActattttttacatatttctattacaacaaaatataaaaaataataatgttttcaatgattttttattttttatttttgtatatccTCCACCTAcatgaatttaataaaattattaattaataattttttttgtagagTTTTTTACTACACGATATGATTAAGAAGAATTGAAAATTGTCGGCATAGCTAATATTCACGAGATAATATAAATATCATCTACatttataagataataattaacaatttgtaataatcataaaacaaaacaagatgAGATGCTACTTAATAATATACTTTTTGAGATAAGTGTACGAAGTAAGTAGAACTATGAAAACTTTCTTTCTAGATATGCTTGAGCATCTAAGATACGTAAGAATTTCTGTGAAAGAATAAACTCTCATCTCTTATCAGCTTAACCTTTATGGAggtgaatttgaaaattaaaagaaaatgaaaatgaggagaagaaaaataaaaggacaaagaaattaaattttggttaACTTCATGATTCAAATactcttatttatatattaagaGTGTATTttgtaatgattttaggaagtgtttctaatatttttaacatttaaaaatttttatctttcaagcattaaaataataagaatacttcctaaaataattgttaaacATACTCTTTAGCAGTGTTTTTACtcgaagtatttttaataaaagtgttttatttgaaagtatCTTTTGAAAGATAAACCTATTATAGTTCATTTTTCAACACTTCaagtgaattttgaaaatgtttctaaattttgtcaaacatcttattttttgttcaaaaatactttttaggttaaaagtgtattttaaaaacactatcaaactgGGTCCAAGAGTAAtagattatattaaaattttctactaGTAATTAAGTGCTTATTTTGCAACTGTCTTGGAGAAGAGTTTATtgttctctaaaacaaaaaaaaataggaaaataagaGGGACAACTATAAAAATgtctcttattttctattcttaaaaataaaataaaaataaaatgtttttagaaaatatctttaagttgtttttacttattttctaatagttgtttaaaaaaaaaacaattatacaaataattacaaataaagtacttgatattaaatttgtttttaaaatattaaaaataagataaaaatatttcaatttctcaaagagatttttattttacaaaatattaaagaataatttttaaaaactatttttctttttaaaacaattaccaaaaagcCTAAACCATTTAGATGGTAATTATGTAATCATTCATAAACTTTGAAGGAGAAATATTCCTAACAAAagcatatttatttcttttattccaATAACCATTAAAAGACAtagtattcattttttaaaaaaaatatataaacttattttatcttgttaaaaattattttaaaaatttttaaatttgaggtagtaaaatttttttaacatcataatttttttaatatattttttaaaatcatcacatctaaaattttccttttattccaacaatgattaaaatactttggtggtggtgtttgttttacATTTATCAGCAGAAATAGCCAAAGGCTTGTGACCTAATTAAGAACATGCAGAAGAAAACTCATAATGTCCAATGAAAAGTCAACATCTTTTGTATAAAGATTTTGGTGATAATAAATGCATTAATTTTTTGGTTCCCACACTTCTCGGAAAGGAGCAGAGCACCTTGTCGACTGTGTGCATTCATGACATGTTTCATATCCTACCTTTATAAACTAATTACAActctttcttaaaaaatttaaactgaTATTCTAGGCCtcaatttgaatataatttctatttctattcttaaaaatttacattcaaatagtaaaaatatattttttttaaataagataaatctatccgcattttatttttatatacaagtttttatttttttttaaattaaatattcaaacAGATACGACTTAGTTACACttcatttttctgtttttaaaaatacaaaataattataaaagttattttttatatgagcttatttaattttttttaagttattttttaaaataataaaaaaatttaatacccTAGTTTGTTAAGCAGTTTTTAAAAGTCATATCTAATATAAGTCTCAAACAAGTCTTAAATTTTACATAGAAGTAATAATCTTTTcctgttttaaaaataaaaagataaaaagtttatcaaaaaaaaaaaaaaaaaggaaaaaggtctTACACATAGATAatcaccaaaagaaaaaaaaattaaaaaatatatttttatgatataaatttaagtttatattaagattttggttattttaggaaatatttttaatatttaaaaattttaatttttaaagtattagaaaagttatGAATGGTTATAAAATCGTTACAAATCGCATTCTAAGTGAAATTGATTGAATGATGAGCTTTCAAGTTTGAtctctaattaattaacttcTAACGAGAAGATATGTTTGTGTGTGTGGGATCCATAGTAATCATGGCGCATGCAAAGCCTTATGAAGGTTTCTGCAATATGCAGAAATTGAATGccgattaaattaaaaaaaataaatatacaaagcATTAAACTTTTCTGAccatttcaattcaatttcGTAATAAACCCTATTCAGTTCTTACGTACCAATTTAGCCCTATAAAAAGGTGGCAACGAAACCCTAGCATTCCCATGCAAAGAATACCACAAAACCCTAGCCATGGCCAGGGCTTCTTCCAACTTCGCCTTgggtttctttcttttattgattGCTGCTCTCCTTCATGCCACTCCTGCCTTTTCCGATGAGTTCTCGTCTCAGCTCTGCAAAGGCCATGGCTGTAACTCTAAAtatccacctccacctccacctccaccgccCCCGCCTCCACCTCCTATAGACCCTCACTGTCCTCCACCGCCAGTGGATCCACCAATTGTGCCCCCAACTCCTTATTATCCCCATCCAACATCTCCACCACCTGATCCCTACGGCAAGGTTCCTCCGCCGCCAGCACCAGTACCAGCACCACCACCATATCCCGATGGCAAGGCTCCACCTCCAAATACCGATGGCAAGGCTCCACCTCCAAATACCGACGGCAAGGCTCCACCACCATATCCCGATGGCAAGGCTCCACCTCCATATACCGATGGCAAGGCTCCACCTCCATATACCGATGGCAAGGCTCCACCTCCATATCCCGATGGCAAGGCTCCACCTCCATATCCCGACGGCAAGGCTCCACCACCATATCCCATGGCAAGGCTCCACCTCCATATACCGATGGCAAGCTCCACCTCCATATCCCGATGGCAAGGCTCCACCTCCATATCCCGACGGCAAGGCTCCCACCATCCCAATCAACTCCCCCATATACCGATGGCAAGGCTCCACCTCCATATCCCGACGGCAAGGCTCCACCTCCATATCCCGACGGCAAGGCTCCCTCCACCATCATCCCCGATGGCAAGGCTCCACCTCCACCGCCCTGCGATGAGCTAACCTATAATTCAAGGAAGCTTAAGGCCTAATCTATATTGAAACCTAGTTTACTTGCATGAATACATGAGTGCTCTAATCCTCTAAATAGCTAGTTAGTAGTTATTATGCAGGTCTGTGTCAGAGAAGAATAAACCCCATGGCTGTAATGCCCTACTGTAGTGTCATGTTCTGCTATGGAATTATGCTAGTACGTACTTCTGGGTAATGATTTGCCAATGATATATATCTCAATCCAGTATGGACCACTATCTTAATACCTCACCTTACAAGCTGATATGACTAGA is a window from the Vitis riparia cultivar Riparia Gloire de Montpellier isolate 1030 chromosome 9, EGFV_Vit.rip_1.0, whole genome shotgun sequence genome containing:
- the LOC117921932 gene encoding leucine-rich repeat extensin-like protein 3 codes for the protein MARASSNFALGFFLLLIAALLHATPAFSDEFSSQLCKGHGCNSKYPPPPPPPPPPPPPPIDPHCPPPPVDPPIVPPTPYYPHPTSPPPDPYGKVPPPPAPVPAPPPYPDGKAPPPNTDGKAPPPNTDGKAPPPYPDGKAPPPYTDGKAPPPYTDGKAPPPYPDGKAPPPYPDGKAPPPYPDGKAPPPYPDGKAPSTIIPDGKAPPPPPCDELTYNSRKLKA